The following DNA comes from Bradyrhizobium sp. SK17.
CGTTGAGAACGACATTCCTGAACAGCGCGGCAACCTGCTCCGTGCGCAGAAGCGAGCGATGTTCGGGCAGAATGAAGGAGACCTCGGCTCCGGCCTGATCCGTCACGTTCATGCTGGCCTGTTCGGCATCTCGTTCAAACTCGTTCGGAACGGTTGCATGCGATATCGCCGCAGCCGAAGCATACCACGTTCTCGACGATAGAGGCCGGGGGCTGGGGCGCATTCGTGCGCCACTCGCAGCCGAACGCCGTGTTTCGCAGAGTGTCGCGGCTGCACGTCGCCAGGACAGCTTCGAGATAGACCTAGGACGTCCTAGGACCTTGTGCCCGCCACGGGCCCCTGCCTTGCCGACCAGACACATCCTGCGCCATAGTCGCGGGATGAAGATACTGGTCGTCGATGATCATCCGGTCATGCTCGAGGGGCTATCCGCGCTGCTGCGCCAGGAAGGACCGCAGACCATCATCGTGCAAGCCAGCAGCGCAACGCAGGCGCTCGCCGCCGTCGAGAGCCACCAAGACCTCGATATCGTCGTGCTGGACCTGATGATGCCAGGGGCAAGTGGATTGTCGACGATCTCTGAGATCGGTCGCGCGCGGCCCGAACTCCCCGTTGTCGTGCTCTCGTCGTCCGAGGATCCCATCGACGTCCGCAACGCCTTGTCTCAAGGTGCGCTTGGCTACGTGCCAAAATCGGCCAGCCGGACCACGCTACTCTCCGCCATTAGCCTCGTGATGAATGGTGAACTCTACATTCCACCGTTGATGCTCAACCAGATCGCGACCGCCAGGCCCGTTGCCGACCGACCGACGCCACGCGCATTGCTGACACCCCGCCAGATCGACGTTCTCCGTCGTATCGGTGAAAGCCTGCCCAACAAGACCATTGCTTATGAAATGGATCTCTCGGAGAAAACCGTCAAGGCGCACATCACTGCGATCTTCAAGGCCCTCAACGTCGTCAATCGCACACAGGCAGCCGCAGCCGGCCGAGACCTTGGCCTGATCCGGCCGACGCGAGAGGCGGACGTGGCGCGGAAGCCGATGGATCGACCGTGAACACAATCGGCACGATCCGAGCCGTGGGAATGACGGCAATCGCTTCGCTCTGCGTCGCGTCCTGCGGGCCGCGGCTCCAGTGTCGGCTGGCATCCGGAGGAGATTGGTTTCCGGTGCCGGTTTTCAGCGAAGTCTCGCAGGCGGCCGCCGCCGTGCACGGTTCGCTCGCATGCGATGTGGTGTATCGCATCGACAAGCGCGACTATGTTCTTGGCGGATGCAATCGTGATCCTGTCGGTCTCTGGCCGAAGCAAGAAGGACGTCTGCACGAGGGAACGGGACGGCGGCAGTTGATCTGCAAGGAATGAAGCCCAACAGCCAGATGATGGTCTCGATCCTTCAGGGAGCTCCCGTTGCGGTGTGGTCTTGGCCGGATACCGAGACACGGCGAGATCACGGCTGGAGCCGTGGTGGCCTCATCATGACAGCCATGCTGTTCGTGATCATATTGGCATTGATGATCGCCGTAGTCGGCGACGAATGCCGCGAACTCGATCTCGGCGAATGATCTACGCGCTACGGAATCTTTGCGCGAAGCACCCGACGCGCGTCTTCAAGTACACGGATGAGGCGATCCAGTTCCTCTGCCCCGAGGAAAACCTCGACATCTCCGTTCTTCCGCAGTGACACAGCGAGCCCCACCGCGTCTCCGCTCACGCGGACAAGTACCACCCCTTCATCGCCGCTGTCCTTGTCGATGAAACTGATTGGCGGAATATTCATGACTCACTCCCGTGGTCCGAGGCGATGAGGATAGAGCGAGTTGCCACCGCGATCTCCGCTCAAACAGAAACGCGGCGCCGAAGCGCCGCGTTTTCAACTCGCCGATCGTGCGCGCTCGTCAGCTCGCGGCCGCCGCAGGGACGTCGCGCTGGCGCTTCATCACGATCTTGTTCAGCGCGCCGAGATAGGCCTTTGCGGACGCGACCAGCGTGTCCGGATCGGCGGCACGCGCGGTCATCGAGCGGCCTTCATGCGCCAGACGCACCGAGACTTCGGCCTGAGCGTCGGTGCCTTCGGTCACCGCGTGGACCTGGTACAGCTCCAGCTTGGCCTCGTGCGGCACCAGGCGCTTGATGCAGTTGAACACGGCGTCTACCGGGCCGTTGCCCTCGGCTTCCTCGATCTTGATCTGGCCGTCGACGTCGAGCTTCATGGTCGCGCGCTGCGGGCCATGGGTACCGGCGATCACGGTCAGCGACGCCAGCTTGATGCGATCGTGGGCGGCCGCCATCTCCTGGTCGACCAGCGCCTCGATGTCCTCGTCGTAGATGTCCTTCTTGCGGTCGGCCAGCGCCTTCATCCGCGTGAACGCATCTTCCAACTGGTTCGGGCCGAGCTTGTAGCCCATCTCCTCCAGCTTGTGCACGAAGGCATGGCGGCCGGAATGCTTGCCCAGCACCAGCGAGGACTGCTTCAGGCCGACCATTTCGGGCTTCATGATCTCGTAGGTCGAGGCGTCCTTCAGCACGCCGTCCTGGTGGATGCCGCTCTCATGGGCGAAGGCGTTGCGGCCGACGATCGCCTTGTTGTACTGCACCGGGAACGAGGTCGCGGCCGACACCACCTTGGAGGCGCGGGTGAGCTGCGTGGTGTCGATCTTGTTCCAGTACGGAAACTTGTCGTTCCGCACGTTGATCGCCATCACGATCTCTTCCAACGCGGCATTGCCGGCGCGCTCGCCGATGCCGTTGACGGTGCATTCGACCTGGCGCGCACCACCCATGATGCCGGCCAGCGAATTGGCGACCGCCATGCCGAGGTCGTTGTGGCAATGCACCGAGAAGATCGCCTTGTCGGAGTTCGGCACGCGCTCGATCAGCGTCTTCATGAAGTGGGTGTATTCCTCCGGCACGGTGTAGCCGACGGTGTCGGGGATGTTCACCGTGGTGGCGCCGGCCTTGATGACGGCCTCGACGATCCGGCACAGATAGTCCATCTCGCTGCGGGTGCCGTCCTCGGCCGACCATTCGACGTCGTCGATCTGGTTGCGGGCGCGGGCGACCATCGCGACCGAGGTCTCGATCACCTGCTCCGGCGTCTTGTTCAGCTTGACCCGCATGTGCAGCGGCGAGGTTGCGATCACGGTGTGGACGCGGCCGCGGCGGGCGAACTTCACGGCCTCGGCGCAGCGGTCGATGTCGGCCGGGTGCGCGCGGGACAGGCCGGCGATGACTGAGTTCTTGGAGCGACGGGCGATCTCGCTGACCGCCTGGAAGTCGCCCTCCGAGGTGATCGGGAAGCCGGCCTCGATGACGTCGACCCCCATATCGTCCAGCAACTCGGCGACTTCGAGCTTCTCCTCGAAGGTCATGGTGGCGCCGGGGCACTGCTCGCCGTCGCGCAGGGTGGTATCGAAAATGATGACGCGGTCCTTCTCGGACTTATCAGGGGTGGCCATGTCAGAAATTCCTTTAAGCTTTGCGCCCGTCATGTTTGCTGCTTGAGCGTTTGGGCGGTTATCAGGGTCCGATGATCTCGTACAAACCCCTGAGTGCCCAGGCGCAAACGCCCAGCCGGCCCTCAGGGGCAGGTAAGAAGCAGGCCGCCAATAAGGAGGGTGGGCCGCGCGGCCGGGATCGTGGCGGTAGCCTGGGCCACCTCCCCCGAAATCCCGTCAATTTGGCCGCGAATCAGCATTGCCAGACCCTTTTGAGCGCTAAAATCCTCGGTCAAAACCATTGACGGTCGGTTGCCGGGACGCGCTATGCGCCGTCGTTCTAGACGATTATGGCAAGCCGCCGCAATGGGTAAAGATGGTCAGGGGGGTTGACCTAACGGCCAGCCGGTGCGCCGAGGCAAAATCGGCTCCCCATGGGGCCGCGGTCCCCGCCGGATCCGTCACTTCGGCCCGGTCAGCAGGATTGTCAGGATGAACAAGATCCAGTCGTTCAGAATATGCGCACCGGTCGATACCCAGATGCTCTTCGTCATGATGTACGGCAACAGCAGGACAAGACGGGTGCTCCCGATGACGGCGAGACACTGCACGACATTCCAGCCATAGGTGGGGAGGTGCGCGCCCGCGAACAGAAGCGCCGCGATCACCCATGCGGCCACGATCGATGCCCGCCGCGAGAGGCGAAGTTTGGCGCAGAACAGCCACAACAGCGCCAGGAACGGCAGGATCGTGAAGACCTCCTCGCCAAACAGCTGCGGGATGGTCTTGAGGAAGAACAGGATCAACCCGGCAAGCGGAAGATTGGCGAGCCCGGCGAGAGCCGCATTGGGATTCGTTCCCGAAAGCGTCGTCAAGGTGAAGCCGATCAGCGCGCCGATCAGCACGTTGAGAACCGCAAATCCCACCATCCAGCCGATGTCCCGGACGCCCACGCGCCGAAACAACGCGGTCCAGTGCCTCGGCACGACGATAGCGAGCGCGATGAGGGGAATGGCAAAGAACAGAACTGCCGGAACGAATTGTCCGAAGCCTTTGGCAAACATCGGGATCGGGGTGACGAGCACAACGAACGCTGCGACCAGCATGACCATGACGAACAGCCATTGCCGGCCCGAGATCGCCGCCGGCCTGCCGTTGTAATAGGGGAAGTCGTCGCCGGGATATTCAAAGCGCTCGAACCGGCTCGGGTCCAACGGGACGAGAGACGCCACAGGTTCTGTCGTGTCGACCATCCTTACGCCTCCTCGCCTTGCAGCCTTTCGAAGCCAACCGGGCGAGGCCTGCGTCACGCCTGCCGACGTGTCGGCTGCGCCTATTTCCGGCCGCCCTTGTCGGCCCCCTGCTCCGCCTCCAGCGCCTCGCGGATGCGCTTGAACTCGCTCAACTCGGCCTTGTCGACTTCGGGAAATTTCAGCTCCAGCCTGTCCAGCGCACTCACGATGGTCGAGCCGATCACGGCGCGCGCGAACCATTTGTGGTCGGCCGGCACGATGTGCCAGGGCGCCTCCCTGGTCGCGGTATGGTGGATCATGTCCTGATAGGCGGCCTGGTACTTGGCCCACAGCGCGCGCTCGGAAATGTCGGCCATCGAGAACTTCCAGTTCTTGGCCGGCTCCTCCAGCCGGTCGAGAAAGCGCCGGCGCTGCTCATCCTTGGAGACATGCAGGAAGAACTTCAGGATCACGGTGCCGTTGCGCGACAGATAGCGCTCGATCGCGGCAATGTCCTCGAAGCGTTCGCGCCAGATGTTCTTGGTCACCAGCTTCTTCGGCAGCTTCTGCTTGGCAAGCACCTCGGGGTGCACGCGCACGATCAGGCACTCCTCGTAATAGGAGCGGTTGAAGATGCCGATGCGGCCGCGCTCCGGCAGCGCGATCATGGCGCGCCACATGTAGTCGTGGTCGAGTTCCCGGGTCGACGGCTGCTTGAAGGAGGAGACCTCGCAACCCTGCGGATTGACGCCCTCGAACACGCTCTTGATCGCCGAATCCTTGCCGGCGGCATCCATGCCCTGAAAGATCAGGAGCAGCGACCAGCGGTCCTGGGCGTAGAGCTTCTCCTGGAAATCGTTGAGCCGCTTGCGGTTGGCCTCGATGATCTTGCCGCCGGCGTCCTTGTCGATGCCGCCCTTCTCGGCGGTCGGGTACGACTTCAGGCGAAACTCGCTGCTGCCGTCGAAGCGGAACGGTACGACGAAGGGTTTCAGTTCATCGGCGAGCGATTGGGACGGTTTGCTGCTCATGGCCTCTCGACGGCTTGCGTGGCGATTTGATCCGGTCGATCACGCTACCAAGAATGCCCTTGGGCAGGAAGATGATGAACAGCACCAACAGCACGCCATAGACCAGATTATCCCAGCCGACCGCCTTGGTGCCGAACCAGATCCGCAGCACCTCCGCCATCACGATGGTGATGACGGCGCCGACAGTCGGGCCGAGCGCGACATAGACGCCGCCGACGATCGCCGCGAACACCATTTGCAGGGAGACTGCGATGCCGCTCACGGTATCCGGCGAGATGAACATCTGGTACTGGCAATACAGCGCGCCCGCGAGCGCGGTCATCAGCGCGCTGATCAGCGTGACCTTGAGCTTCTC
Coding sequences within:
- a CDS encoding 2-isopropylmalate synthase; the encoded protein is MATPDKSEKDRVIIFDTTLRDGEQCPGATMTFEEKLEVAELLDDMGVDVIEAGFPITSEGDFQAVSEIARRSKNSVIAGLSRAHPADIDRCAEAVKFARRGRVHTVIATSPLHMRVKLNKTPEQVIETSVAMVARARNQIDDVEWSAEDGTRSEMDYLCRIVEAVIKAGATTVNIPDTVGYTVPEEYTHFMKTLIERVPNSDKAIFSVHCHNDLGMAVANSLAGIMGGARQVECTVNGIGERAGNAALEEIVMAINVRNDKFPYWNKIDTTQLTRASKVVSAATSFPVQYNKAIVGRNAFAHESGIHQDGVLKDASTYEIMKPEMVGLKQSSLVLGKHSGRHAFVHKLEEMGYKLGPNQLEDAFTRMKALADRKKDIYDEDIEALVDQEMAAAHDRIKLASLTVIAGTHGPQRATMKLDVDGQIKIEEAEGNGPVDAVFNCIKRLVPHEAKLELYQVHAVTEGTDAQAEVSVRLAHEGRSMTARAADPDTLVASAKAYLGALNKIVMKRQRDVPAAAAS
- a CDS encoding type II CAAX endopeptidase family protein, producing MVDTTEPVASLVPLDPSRFERFEYPGDDFPYYNGRPAAISGRQWLFVMVMLVAAFVVLVTPIPMFAKGFGQFVPAVLFFAIPLIALAIVVPRHWTALFRRVGVRDIGWMVGFAVLNVLIGALIGFTLTTLSGTNPNAALAGLANLPLAGLILFFLKTIPQLFGEEVFTILPFLALLWLFCAKLRLSRRASIVAAWVIAALLFAGAHLPTYGWNVVQCLAVIGSTRLVLLLPYIMTKSIWVSTGAHILNDWILFILTILLTGPK
- a CDS encoding polyphosphate kinase 2 family protein, which encodes MSSKPSQSLADELKPFVVPFRFDGSSEFRLKSYPTAEKGGIDKDAGGKIIEANRKRLNDFQEKLYAQDRWSLLLIFQGMDAAGKDSAIKSVFEGVNPQGCEVSSFKQPSTRELDHDYMWRAMIALPERGRIGIFNRSYYEECLIVRVHPEVLAKQKLPKKLVTKNIWRERFEDIAAIERYLSRNGTVILKFFLHVSKDEQRRRFLDRLEEPAKNWKFSMADISERALWAKYQAAYQDMIHHTATREAPWHIVPADHKWFARAVIGSTIVSALDRLELKFPEVDKAELSEFKRIREALEAEQGADKGGRK
- a CDS encoding response regulator transcription factor, which translates into the protein MKILVVDDHPVMLEGLSALLRQEGPQTIIVQASSATQALAAVESHQDLDIVVLDLMMPGASGLSTISEIGRARPELPVVVLSSSEDPIDVRNALSQGALGYVPKSASRTTLLSAISLVMNGELYIPPLMLNQIATARPVADRPTPRALLTPRQIDVLRRIGESLPNKTIAYEMDLSEKTVKAHITAIFKALNVVNRTQAAAAGRDLGLIRPTREADVARKPMDRP